TCATTGTTTAATCTGGTGGGACGTAGATGAAAAACCTCAATTAACAATTAGTAATATAATTAAAAGCATAAAATCTCATTCAGCCAAAGAGATTATTAATTATTTACAAACGGGTAGGCGAAAGCCCTCGCTTTCGCCTTATTCAAAGGGAGAAGGCAATGATGCGAGCGAGGGCTCGCATCCACCCGAAAGAATAGAAATTTTATGCAATGATGAGAGTAACATTCTGTATCCCTCAGGGAGAATAGAAATTTTATATAAATATGCCAGCGAGGACTCGTATCCACCCCTAGAGAATGAAAGCTTGTATCTCCTTAAAGATTATAAATGGGAAAATATAGGTCAGGTTCATACAACTCCTAAACATCAAATTTGGCAAAAGGGTTTTTACGACTTTAATATTTTTACTCAGAAAAAATTCGAGGAAAAATTAAATTATATTCATAAAAATCCTCTATCTCTTAAAATTAATAATTTAGATAATTACGTGTGGTCAAGCTATCGACAGATTATGGGTTTAGATCATGACCCAATATTAAAGATTAATTATTTATAAAAATATATGAATCAAAACAATCAATCACCTTTAAAGCCGGAAATAATTGACAAACAAAGTTTAACTAAAAAACTTAAGGCAAAAGGTTCACAAATTGTAATTGGTACTTTAAATATTTTTACGCAATCAGTTGATAGTTCCAAGCCAGAAAAATATTTAAATTATAAAAAGAAAAAAGTTTTTGATTTAAGTATATTGCTAATAGTTTTAGGTTTAGTCGGCACATCTTTCTTTTTCTGGTTTATTTTTAAAG
The sequence above is drawn from the Patescibacteria group bacterium genome and encodes:
- a CDS encoding transposase; this translates as MFKNLPKFNDRSYVHFITTKTFENKSIFKNNKCCEILLDEINFYRQKLGFKILGYVIMPDHFHCLIWWDVDEKPQLTISNIIKSIKSHSAKEIINYLQTGRRKPSLSPYSKGEGNDASEGSHPPERIEILCNDESNILYPSGRIEILYKYASEDSYPPLENESLYLLKDYKWENIGQVHTTPKHQIWQKGFYDFNIFTQKKFEEKLNYIHKNPLSLKINNLDNYVWSSYRQIMGLDHDPILKINYL